A genomic window from Luteolibacter sp. LG18 includes:
- a CDS encoding uracil-DNA glycosylase family protein, whose product MSALIESSRRLAAALHGASFSAPVSHVYNPLEYAREPHEAYLTKYGKGKKRVLFLGMNPGPFGMAQTGVPFGEIAAVRDWMGIQTPVGKPVPEHPKRPVEGFACPKSEVSGRRLWGLFAERFGKAESFFKEHFVANYCPLVWMSATGANLTPDKLSSAEMESVETACLDHLAEVIAILKPEWLIGVGAFAEERLRRASTQAGGTFQIGRVLHPSPASPAANRGWSEAATKQLVAQGVWES is encoded by the coding sequence GTGTCCGCACTGATCGAGTCTTCCCGCCGTTTGGCCGCCGCCCTGCATGGGGCGTCGTTCTCCGCTCCGGTGTCCCACGTTTACAACCCGCTGGAGTACGCCCGTGAGCCGCACGAGGCCTACCTGACGAAATACGGGAAGGGGAAGAAGCGCGTGCTGTTCCTCGGCATGAACCCGGGGCCCTTTGGCATGGCCCAGACCGGCGTGCCCTTCGGCGAGATCGCGGCGGTTCGCGATTGGATGGGCATTCAGACCCCGGTCGGCAAGCCGGTGCCGGAGCATCCGAAGCGTCCGGTGGAGGGCTTCGCGTGCCCGAAGTCGGAAGTCAGCGGACGCCGCCTGTGGGGGCTGTTCGCGGAGCGCTTTGGGAAGGCGGAGAGCTTCTTCAAGGAGCACTTCGTGGCGAACTACTGCCCGCTGGTGTGGATGAGCGCCACCGGTGCCAACCTCACACCGGACAAGCTGTCGTCCGCCGAAATGGAGTCCGTGGAAACGGCCTGCCTGGATCACCTCGCGGAGGTCATCGCCATCCTCAAGCCCGAGTGGCTGATCGGCGTGGGAGCCTTTGCCGAGGAACGCCTGCGCCGCGCGTCCACGCAGGCGGGTGGCACGTTCCAGATTGGCCGCGTGCTGCATCCCTCGCCAGCCTCGCCCGCCGCCAACCGCGGTTGGTCGGAGGCCGCCACCAAGCAACTGGTGGCGCAGGGCGTGTGGGAATCGTGA